The Solanum pennellii chromosome 11, SPENNV200 genome contains a region encoding:
- the LOC107005014 gene encoding uncharacterized protein LOC107005014: MGDLNQQQLAQLLALYQEANATSSARLEDLNARLDALTKDLANLKADVEAIGNGNQNQGWKGKAVAAGSRSETGGNSMIPKHIKLDFSRFCGQEDPWGWMNTCEHYFQHQHTQEEEEIGLASFHLEGIAQRETGVMGDPKQKQLEILALYKEERATNLARLEDLNARVNAVMKELANLEAYVEAIENGNQNRGWKGKVVTAKKETCNEGFKNGGRV, translated from the coding sequence ATGGGAGATCTAAACCAACAACAATTAGCACAATTGTTGGCTTTGTACCAAGAAGCAAATGCTACCAGTTCAGCAAGACTGGAAGACTTGAATGCTCGCTTGGATGCACTAACGAAGGATTTAGCAAATTTAAAGGCAGATGTTGAAGCAATTGGTAATGGCAATCAAAATCAAGGTTGGAAAGGTAAAGCAGTGGCTGCAGGTTCAAGATCAGAAACAGGTGGGAATTCCATGATTCCTAAACATATAAAGTTGGATTTTTCACGATTTTGTGGCCAAGAAGATCCCTGGGGATGGATGAACACGTGTGAGCATTACTTTCAACACCAACAtacacaagaagaagaagaaattggaCTTGCTTCTTTTCATTTGGAAGGAATTGCACAACGAGAGACGGGAGTTATGGGAGATCCAAAGCAAAAACAATTAGAAATTTTGGCTTTGTACAAAGAAGAACGTGCAACCAATTTAGCAAGGCTGGAAGACTTAAATGCTCGCGTGAATGCAGTAATGAAGGAATTAGCAAATTTAGAGGCATATGTTGAAGCGATTGAAAATGGCAATCAGAATCGAGGTTGGAAAGGTAAAGTTGTAACAGCTAAAAAAGAGACTTGTAATGAAGGGTTTAAGAACGGTGGAAGGGTCTAA
- the LOC107005120 gene encoding mitochondrial arginine transporter BAC2 — protein sequence MNELLKNPIFATHAVVAAGSATLATAISYPLDSLKVLVQVGSGSSKKLTGADVLNRVRTLSGSSGLYSGVGWLTLGRSLGLGARFGVYEIITAFYKDGREDKYVYASEALLAGIASGAVESLVSSPFELIKLRAQVTSASRIPSSTSVVEKAIVSPSMAKLLPGYSQDIRVLNNTVGLLTTLPTKHPNLVTALKDYPWMMTGSGRPPSVSDVKRPLEIISLEGWGALWRGMRAGLARDCVFGGIFFSTWQILHQAMLEWKAVGMNPPPRFDEEVGPLSPLAVSLAAGFSGSLAAAASHCFDTARSRSQCIVLPKFVSMERRFLKFQLPGKRFERWTGIHPADRNILYRGLGLRMARSGIASFVVVGGYLFAIDRLLPK from the exons ATGAATGAACTTTTGAAGAATCCAATATTTGCAACACATGCAGTTGTTGCTGCAGGATCTGCTACATTAGCCACTGCTATCAGTTACCCTCTAGATAGCCTTAAGGTCCTTGTACAG GTGGGATCAGGTAGCAGTAAAAAACTCACTGGTGCTGATGTCCTCAATAGGGTTAGAACTTTGTCAGGAAGTTCAG GCTTGTATAGTGGTGTGGGGTGGTTGACACTTGGAAGATCATTGGGTTTGGGAGCTCGCTTTGGCGTTTATGAAATAATAACCGCTTTTTACAAAG ATGGCCGAGAAGACAAGTATGTCTATGCCTCTGAGGCTCTGTTGGCAGGAATTGCTTCTGGAGCAGTGGAATCACTTGTAAGTTCTCCGTTTGAACTTATTAAGCTCCGTGCTCAGGTTACTTCTGCCTCCCGAATTCCCAGCTCCACGTCAGTTGTCGAGAAGGCCATCGTTTCACCTTCAATGGCAAAGTTGCTACCTGGATATTCCCAGGACATTAGGGTATTGAACAACACAGTTGGTCTTCTGACCACCCTGCCCACCAAACATCCCAATTTGGTTACTGCCCTGAAAGATTATCCATGGATGATGACAGGGTCTGGTAGACCCCCATCTGTCTCTGATGTTAAGAGGCCATTAGAGATCATATCTTTGGAAGGATGGGGTGCTCTCTGGAGAGGTATGAGAGCTGGACTTGCTCGAGATTGTGTGTTTGGTGGTATATTCTTTTCAACGTGGCAAATCCTACATCAAGCAATGCTTGAATGGAAAGCAGTTGGAATGAATCCCCCACCTAG ATTTGATGAAGAAGTTGGTCCATTGTCCCCTTTAGCTGTTAGTCTTGCAGCTGGATTCTCTGGTTCACTTGCTGCTGCTGCTTCTCATTGTTTTGATACTGCCAGGTCTCGTTCACAATGCATTGTGCTGCCCAAG TTTGTATCCATGGAGAGAAGGTTTCTCAAATTTCAACTGCCCGGGAAGAGATTTGAGAGATGGACCGGGATTCATCCTGCAGATAGAAACATCTTATATCGTGGCTTGGGATTGCGGATGGCACGGAGCGGAATTGCTTCCTTTGTTGTTGTAGGTGGTTATCTTTTTGCAATTGACAGACTGCTCCCTAAGTGA
- the LOC107003415 gene encoding protein YIPF5 homolog: MAKEFNVPPVVFPSGGNPGPQQRRLPTAPFQPPKSSNPGIPFMSFDVGSAAASTSFSTPQFASTTIGGGGSAGFEDEPPLLEELGINTKQIYQKTISIMNPFRVKADLHEDADLSGPFIFLMAFGLFQLLAGKLHFGIILGWVIMASLFLYVVFNMLAGRNGNLDLYRCVSLIGYCMLPIVILSAISLFLPGGLVIKVVTGVFVLWSTRVCTRLVVELASCGDEHRGLIAYACFLIYMLFSLLVIF, translated from the coding sequence ATGGCGAAGGAATTTAACGTCCCGCCGGTAGTTTTCCCGTCCGGCGGAAACCCCGGTCCACAACAACGTCGGCTTCCAACGGCGCCGTTTCAACCACCGAAGTCATCGAACCCTGGGATACCTTTCATGTCCTTTGATGTAGGTTCTGCTGCTGCTTCCACTTCATTTTCCACTCCACAATTCGCTTCCACCACCATCGGCGGCGGAGGATCGGCGGGTTTTGAAGATGAGCCACCGTTGCTGGAGGAGCTTGGAATTAACACAAAGCAAATTTACCAAAAAACTATATCGATTATGAATCCATTTCGGGTTAAAGCAGATCTTCATGAAGATGCTGATCTCTCTGGACCGTTCATATTCCTTATGGCGTTCGGGCTTTTCCAATTACTTGCTGGAAAGCTTCATTTTGGAATCATATTGGGATGGGTAATCATGGCTTCGTTGTTTCTCTATGTAGTGTTCAATATGCTCGCCGGCAGAAATGGGAATTTGGACTTGTACAGGTGTGTCAGCCTGATCGGATATTGTATGTTGCCTATAGTGATTTTATCGGCGATCTCATTGTTTTTGCCTGGTGGATTGGTGATCAAGGTGGTGACCGGAGTTTTTGTGTTATGGTCAACTCGTGTTTGCACTAGGCTTGTGGTTGAACTTGCATCTTGTGGAGATGAACATCGCGGGCTGATCGCGTATGCTTGTTTCTTAATTTACATGCTTTTCTCTTTGCTAGTGATATTTTGA
- the LOC107003000 gene encoding uncharacterized protein LOC107003000 isoform X1 yields the protein MFATTFPRTFCFYASPFIQNPTFFTSTKSLYTFNKFKFNYKKGLNHLQDSIFCHFNSSQGLAWAFPALQPPPPRICGSPNGPTVTGPRIKLRDGRYLAYKEHGVPKEMAKYKVVYAHSFSATKYDSAVAPLETLEELGAYVVSFDRPGYGESDPHPKRTIQTTALDMEELADQLGLGPKFYVMGYSMGGHSVWGCLKYIPNWLAGAALVAPVVNYWWPSFPANLSTEGYNLQLPQDQWALRVAHYAPWLVYWWNTQKWFPCNSVISGKPKMSPQDLEVVSRSAKHLSKRPKLKEYAVQQGVFESLHRDMMVGFGKWDFDPMDLKNPFPSGEGSVHLWHGDEDWIVPVTLQRYVAERLSWIQYHEMPNVGHLVMLDPAMNEVIWKTFLTGRQRTNSVHS from the exons ATGTTTGCCACTACTTTTCCTAGAACTTTTTGTTTCTATGCGTCTCCATTTATTCAAAACCCAACATTTTTTACCTCTACAAAATCTTTATACACTTTTAACAAGTTCAAATTCAACTACAAAAAGGGATTGAATCATCTTCAAGATTCCATTTTTTGtcatttcaattctagtcaAG GTCTGGCATGGGCATTCCCAGCCCTCCAACCTCCACCTCCCAGAATCTGTGGTTCTCCGAATGGTCCAACAGTTACCGGACCTAGAATCAAACTTAGGGATGGAAGATATCTGGCTTATAAGGAGCATGGTGTACCCAAAGAAATGGCCAAATATAAGGTCGTATATGCACATAGCTTTAGTGCTACCAAATATGATTCAGCTGTTGCACCCTTG GAAACACTTGAAGAATTAGGGGCGTATGTTGTCTCTTTTGATAGACCTGGTTATGGGGAAAGCGATCCACATCCAAAACGAACCATACAAACTACAGCTTTGGATATGGAAGAGCTTGCTGATCAACTCGGACTTGGCCCAAAATTTTATGTTATGGGGTATTCCATGGGTGGTCATTCCGTTTGGGGTTGCCTCAAGTACATCCCTAATTG GTTAGCTGGAGCAGCTCTAGTTGCTCCTGTTGTCAATTACTGGTGGCCTAGTTTTCCTGCTAATTTATCCACAGAAGGATACAATCTACAGCTACCACAGGACCAATGGGCACTTCGAGTTGCACATTATGCGCCTTGGCTAGTCTACTGGTGGAACACTCAGAAGTGGTTCCCCTGCAATAGTGTTATATCTGGAAAACCGAAAATGTCTCCCCAAGATTTAGAAGTCGTTTCGAGATCTGCTAAGCATCTAAGCAAAAGGCCAAAGCTTAAG GAATATGCTGTACAACAAGGAGTATTCGAGTCTCTCCATCGTGACATGATGGTGGGGTTCGGAAAGTGGGATTTTGATCCTATGGATCTTAAGAACCCTTTCCCTAGTGGCGAGGGCTCGGTCCACTTGTGGCATGGTGACGAAGACTGGATTGTACCTGTTACATTACAACGTTACGTTGCAGAAAGGCTTTCGTGGATACAGTACCATGAAATGCCCAATGTTGGACATCTAGTTATGCTTGATCCAGCCATGAATGAGGTTATCTGGAAGACATTTTTGACAGGAAGACAAAGAACAAATAGTGTGCATTCTTAA
- the LOC107002910 gene encoding uncharacterized protein LOC107002910, with protein MGITSTEEIEYDQTKAEYNNGGDSWSSSTNWTISRGSLEDSITFESSDSPIDAESTQISPLILHRPSPDSSPCEIKLCFMQKHEIRQVYVRSTARVYEIYYAPTLQSDNEYLCTVRCSIAERDGEFLQANEIEVVTPQCLEDYVGKPTEGRVAAEANCTREDDWVEVKVPDGNGVSCLQKHATGKEQKSIEDLYEATAEISDADPCMSLTIRFLSLPNKDSLCIDEVYIFGDPIDSNEVETPAAPMENQASSFMAMLVPTLLQLSKSGVSQKQQEKDVSDSQRKENEVGIAVRASDFADANKENEQEKRMSADDIVQLDVTDKPVAKPTHSRHLIHQELSRENHNTSTTSNDASQDRIVGAIEQLLDRVSRIENICVRFEEKMVIPMNSMEMRLQRLEQQVETLAKNSQFSGVASCNRLTAPSFTGSESNSSSLYNDGSEYRSCGVLELEKKDPPCNKLSEPSDDMPVSSNPSHVLPNLVISAPEFSCGEDEEENDIVESVKVSSQEKQKQVLSIDDALAAALSGFLSTSHVLPPDEGTLEVIASGSISEGVNEKKEFSESTLSASVTAHNCTLEENDNDKPSKYTQILAIAAPDFTEEEDEFENANTNNEIASPSTGSQDFVDLNRSKSVDNASSTVASETYAEHEKFLHENVQLKETSGVIGSKDHPYAQESICRSQDNPTACPSGQDDKVSETNVRDFTNEPQMNSHNLGNTAESEERDPSKGSHLDVMQNVCEYLRPSALDFDIPILDVKFTANEDGDSKFSLELLLGDTTDVNVDESTDNAVTNEGTTTTDMNDEESLKCFAGDSNTLVDFGFYAADTFTNSDGHSNPSISSNHEVVIGLI; from the exons ATGGGGATAACTTCGACTGAGGAGATTGAGTATGATCAAACGAAAGCTGAGTACAACAATGGCGGAGATTCATGGAGCTCATCAACGAACTGGACGATCTCTCGTGGTTCTCTTGAAGATTCCATTACTTTTGAGTCCTCCGATTCTCCGATCGATGCTGAATCTACTCAGATATCACCACTTATTCTTCACCGACCTTCGCCGGATTCCTCCCCTTGCGAAATCAAGT TATGCTTTATGCAAAAGCATGAAATCAGGCAGGTCTATGTTCGGAGTACTGCTCGTGTTTATGAGATATACTATGCACCTACTCTGCAGAGCGACAATGAGTATCTATGTACCGTCCGCTGTAGCATAGCTGAACGAGATGGAGAATTTCTCCAAGCTAATGAGATTGAAGTAGTTACCCCGCAATGTTTGGAGGATTATGTAGGAAAACCAACAGAAGGTAGAGTCGCAGCTGAAGCCAATTGCACAAGGGAAGATGATTGGGTTGAGGTTAAGGTTCCTGACGGAAACGGGGTAAGCTGCCTGCAAAAGCACGCAACAGGGAAAGAACAAAAAAGTATTGAG GATTTATACGAGGCCACAGCAGAAATTAGTGATGCAGATCCCTGCATGTCACTTACAATTCGCTTTTTATCACTTCCAAATAAAGATTCTCTATGCATCGACGAAGTTTACATATTTGGTGACCCTATTGACTCTAATGAGGTAGAGACCCCAGCAGCTCCTATGGAAAACCAAGCTAGTTCTTTTATGGCCATGCTTGTTCCCACCCTTCTGCAACTATCTAAATCAGGCGTCAGCCAGAAGCAGCAGGAGAAAGATGTTTCTGATAGTCAAAGAAAGGAAAATGAAGTGGGAATCGCAGTGAGGGCATCTGATTTTGCTGATGCcaataaagaaaatgaacagGAAAAGAGGATGAGTGCTGATGATATAGTGCAGTTGGATGTCACTGACAAGCCTGTAGCAAAACCCACTCATTCCCGTCATCTGATACACCAGGAGTTAAGTAGAGAGAACCACAATACCTCCACCACGAGTAATGATGCTTCACAAGATCGTATTGTAGGAGCCATTGAACAACTTCTTGACCGAGTGAGCAGAATTGAAAATATTTGCGTGAGATTTGAAGAAAAGATGGTTATTCCAATGAATAGCATGGAGATGAGACTTCAACGACTGGAGCAGCAAGTAGAAACTCTAGCtaaaaattcccaattttctGGAGTAGCGTCCTGCAATAGATTAACAGCTCCTTCATTTACTGGCAGTGAGTCCAATTCTAGCTCTTTGTATAATGATGGCAGTGAATATCGTTCATGTGGGGTACTGGAGCTGGAGAAAAAGGATCCCCCTTGCAATAAGTTGTCCGAACCTTCTGATGACATGCCTGTTTCTTCTAATCCTTCACATGTTCTTCCAAATCTTGTGATTTCTGCCCCTGAGTTTTCATGTGGAgaggatgaagaagaaaatgatattgttgaatCAGTAAAGGTATCTTCTCAAGAGAAGCAAAAGCAAGTTTTATCTATTGATGATGCTTTAGCTGCAGCACTTTCTGGATTTCTGTCCACGTCCCACGTTCTTCCACCAGATGAAGGGACCTTGGAAGTTATTGCGTCTGGATCTATTAGTGAGGGAGTGAATGAGAAGAAAGAGTTTTCAGAATCTACCCTAAGTGCTTCAGTTACCGCTCACAACTGTACTCTGGAGGAAAATGACAACGACAAACCTTCAAAGTATACTCAAATTCTTGCAATTGCAGCTCCTGACTTTACCGAGGAGGAGGACGAATTTGAGAATGCAaatacaaataatgaaatagCTTCTCCAAGCACTGGAAGTCAGGACTTTGTTGATCTTAACAGAAGCAAGAGCGTGGATAACGCAAGTTCAACTGTTGCTTCTGAGACATATGCAGAGCATGAGAAATTTCTCCATGAGAATGTTCAACTTAAGGAAACTTCTGGAGTAATTGGTTCGAAAGATCATCCTTATGCACAAGAAAGTATCTGCAGATCACAGGATAATCCCACTGCTTGTCCTTCAGGTCAAGATGACAAGGTTTCAGAGACTAATGTAAGAGATTTTACCAATGAGCCACAGATGAATTCTCATAATCTAGGAAATACTGCTGAATCTGAAGAACGTGATCCTTCAAAAGGTTCTCACTTGGACGTTATGCAAAATGTTTGTGAATATCTAAGACCTTCTGCTCTAGATTTCGACATTCCTATCTTAGATGTGAAGTTCACAGCGAATGAAGACGGTGATTCCAAGTTCTCACTAGAACTTCTTTTAGGTGACACGACAGATGTTAATGTTGATGAAAGCACTGATAATGCTGTCACTAATGAGGGAACGACTACCACTGATATGAATGACGAGGAATCACTGAAGTGTTTCGCAGGCGATAGCAACACTCTGGTGGATTTTGGATTTTATGCTGCAGATACATTCACTAATTCAGATGGACACAGTAATCCGAGTATATCCAGCAACCACGAGGTAGTCATCGGTCTCATCTGA